Part of the Hyla sarda isolate aHylSar1 unplaced genomic scaffold, aHylSar1.hap1 scaffold_596, whole genome shotgun sequence genome, CGCTGCGGTATAGATCATCACATTCTCCTGGACACGCTGCGGTATAGATCATCACATTCCCCCGGACACGCTGCGGTATAGATCATCACATTCTCCTGAACACGCTGCTGTATAGATCATCACATTCCCCCGGACACGCTGCGGTATAGATCATCACATTCACCTGGACACGCTGCTGTATAGATCATCACATTCCCCTGGACACGCTGCGGTATAGATCATCACATTCTCCTGGACACGCTGCAGTATAGATCATCACATTCCCCTGGACACGCTGCGGTATAGATCATCACATTCCCCTGGACACGCTGCAGTATAGATCATCACATTCTCCTGGACACGCTGCAGTTTAGATCATCACATTCTCCCGGACACGCTGCGGTATAGATCATCACATTCCCCTGGACACGCTGCGGTATAGATCATCACATTCTCCTGGACACGCTGCGGTAAAGATCATCACATTCTCCTGGACACGCTGCGGTAAAGATCATCACATTCCCCTGGACACACTGCGGTATAGATCATCACATTCTCCTGGACACGCTGCGGTATAGATCATCACATTCCCCCGGACACGCTGCGGTATAGATAATCACATTCTCCTGGACACGCTGCGGTATAGATCATCACATTCTCCTGGACACGCTGCGGTATAGATCATCACATTCTCCTGGACACGCTGCGGTATAGATCATCACATTCCCCTGGACACGCTGCGGTATAGATCATCACATTCCCCCGGCCACGCTGCGGTATAGATAATCACATTCCCCTGGACATGCTGCGGTATAGATCATCACAGTCTCCTGGACACGCTGCGGTATAGATCATTACAGTCTCCTGGACACGCTGCGGTATAGATCATCACATTCCCCTGGACACGCTGCGGTATAGATCATCAGATTCTCCTGGACACGCTGCGGTATAGATCATCACATTCTCCTGGACACGCTGCGGTATAGATCATCACATTCTGCTGGACACGCTGCGGTATAGATCATCACATTCTCCTGGACACGCTGCGGTATAGATCATCACAGTCTCCTGGACACGCTGCGGTATAGATCATCACATTCTCCTGGACACGCTGCGGTATAGATCATCACAGTCTCCTGGACACGCTGCGGTATAGATCATCACAGTCTCCTGGACACGCTGCGGTATAGATCATTACAGTCTCCTGGACACGCTGCGGTATAGATCATCACATTCCCCTGGACACGCTGCGGTATAGATCATCAGATTCTCCTGGACACGCTGCGGTATAGATCATCACATTCTCCTGGACACGCTGCGGTATAGATCATCACATTCCCCCGGACACGCTACAGTATAGATCATCACATTCTCCCGGACACGCTGCGGTATAGATCATCACATTCCCCTGGACACGCTGCGGTATAGATCATCAGATTCTCCTGGACACGCTGCGGTATAGATCATCACATTCTCCTGGACACGCTGCGGTATAGATCATCACATTCCCCCGGACACGCTACAGTATAGATCATCACATTCTCCCGGACACGCTGCGGTATAGATCATCACATTCCCCCGGACACGCTGCGGTATAGATCATCACATTCCCCCGGACACGCTGTAGTATAGATCATCACATTCCCCCGGACACGCTGCGGTATAGATCATCACATTCTCCTGGACACGCTGCGGTATAGATCATCACATTCCCCCGGACACGCTGCGGTATAGATCATCACATTCCCCCGGCCACGCTGCGGTATAGATCATCACATTCTCCTGGACACGCTGCGGTATAGATCATCACATTCTCCTGGACACGCTGCGGTATAGATCATCACATTCTCCTGGACACGCTGCGGTATAGATCATCACATTCTCCTGGACACGCTGCGGTATAGATCATCACATTCTCCTGAACACGCTGCGGTATAGATCATCACATTCTCCTGGACACGCTGCGGTATAGATCATCACATTCTCCTGGACACGCTGCGGTATAGATCATCACATTCCTCTGGACACGCTGCGGTATAGATCATCACATTCTCCTGGACATGCTGCGGTATAGATCATCACATTCCTCTTGACACGCTGCTGTATAGATCATCACATTCTCCTGGACACGCTGCTGTATAGATCATCACATTCTCCTGGACACGCTGCAGTATAGATCATCACATTCTCCTGGACACGCTGCGGTATAGATCATCACATTCCCCCGGACACGCTGCAGTATAGATCATCACATTCCCCTGGACACGCTGCAGTATAGATCATCACATTCTCCTGGACACGCTGCGGTATAGATCATCACATTCTCCTGGACACGCTGCGGTATAGATCATTACATTCTCCTGGACACGCTGCGGTATAGATCATCACATTCCCCTGGACACGCTGCAGTATAGATCATCACATTCCCCCGGACACGCTGCGGTATAGATCATCACATTCCCCCGGACACGCTGCGGTATAGATCATCACATTCCCCTGGACACGCTGCGGTATAGATCATCACATTCCTCTGGACACGCTGCGGTATAGATCATCACATTCCCCCGGACACGCTGCGGTATAGATCATCACATTCTCCTGGACACGCTGCGGTATAGATCATCACATTCTCCTGGACACGCTGTGGTATAGATCATCACATTCCCCCGGACACGCTGCGGTATAGATCATCACATTCTCCTGGACACGCTGCGGTATAGATCATCACATTCTCCTGGACACGCTGCGGTATAGATCATCACATTCTCCTGGACACGCTGCGGTATAGATCATCACATTCTCCTGGACACGCTGCGGTATAGATCATCACATTCTCCTGGACACGCTGCGGTATAGATCATCACATTCCCCCGGACACGCTGCGGTATAGATCATCACATTCTCCTGGACACGCTGCGGTATAGATCATCACATTCCTCTGGACACGCTGCGGTATAGATCATCACATTCTCCCGGACACGCTGCGGTATAGATCATCACATTCCCCTGGACACGCTGCGGTATAGATCATCACATTCCCCTGGACACGCTGCGGTATAGATCATCACATTCCCCCGGACACGCTGCGGTATAGATCATCACATTCTCCTGGACACGCTGCGGTATAGATCATCACATTCCCCCGGACACGCTGCGGTATAGATCATCACATTCTCCTGGACACGCTGCAGTATAGATCATCACATTCTCCTGGACATGCTGCGGTATAGATCATCACATTCTCCTGGACATGCTGCGGTTTAGATAATCACATTCTCCTGGACACGCTGCGGTATAGATCATCACATTCTCCTGGACACGCTGCGGTAAAGATCATCACATTCTCCTGGACACGCTGCGGTATAGATCCTCATCATATGTTCTTCGATTATTGACTTATATCACAGATTTCCGTTAACTTCACGAAGAATTACAGAATTAAAAGCATTAACTACAGAATAGCAATTACAAGAAATAACCCTGGTGCGGTTGCGCCATCTGGTGGTGATCAGAGGTTTTCTATAACATTTATAGCGACATCCAAAAACCTCTAATCATGAATATGGCGATATACAGAACAGAACATCCGTGTCCGCCATAGTCACCTGCGCCACATCTAGTGGTGAGCGGCAGTATTACAGCTGACATCATGGCGGCACGCAGTGTATCTTACTGGGCACTGGATCAGTAGCTCTGGCGGTGAGTGGCCGTATTACCTCACAGCTTCTTAGGACCAGCATGGTGCCGGCGGGTCTCCTGGTGCGATGACCTGTAAATGTCAGCTCttcccagctcttctccatacAAAACTGACACACTGGGCCCCGGGGATCCGCTGCAGACTGGAGGCCACTGCACATTGTAGGTATGATGGCCTCCTTTATATCGATCAGATGTGCAGCGACTCCCAGAGATTGTCTGTGCTtcacacccagctttcctagacacaGATCTAGTGATGTCTGGACCGGGGAGGAGCAGATGTGCGGGGAGTGTCCTAAAATGTGGATCAGTCATCATCCCCCGACCCAGGAGCAGGGAGTGTCCTACAATGTGGATCAGTCATCGGCACCCGACCCCGGAGCGGGGAGTGTCCTACAATGTGGATCAGTCATCGGCCCCCGACCCAGGAGCGGGGAGTGTCCTACAATGTGGATCAGTcatcatccctgacccaggagcGGGGAGTGTCCTACAATGTGGATCAGTCATCGGCCCCCGACCCAGGAGTGGGGAGTGTCCTACAATGTGGATCAGTCATCGGCACCCGACCCAGGAGCGGGGAGTGTCCTACAATGTGGATCAGTcatcatccctgacccaggagcggggagtgtcctacaatgtggatcagtcatcatccctgacccaggagcggggagtgtcctacaatgtggatcagtcatcatccctgacccaggagcGGGGAGTGTCCTACAATGTGGATCAGTCATTATCCCCCGACCCAGGAGCAGGGAGTGTCCTACAATGGGGATCAGTCATTATCCCCCGACCCAGGAGCAAGGAGTGTCCTACAATGTGGATCAGTCATTATCCCCCGACCCCGGAGCGGGGAGTGTCCTACAATGTGGATCAGTcatcatccctgacccaggagcGGGGAGTGTCCTACAATGTGGATCAGTCATTATCCCCCGACCCAGGAGCGGGGAGTGTCCTACAATGTGGATCAGTCATCGGCCCCCGAACCAGGAGCGGGGAGTGTCCTACAATGTGGATCAGTCATCATCCCCCGACGCAGGAGCGGGGAGTGTCCTACAATGTGGATCAGTcatcatccctgacccaggagcGGGGAGTGTCCTACAATGGGGATCAGTCATTATCCCCCGACCCAGGAGCGGGGAGTGTCCTACAATGTGGATCAGTCATCGGCCCCCGACCAAGGAGCGGGGAGTGTCGTACAATGTGGATCATTCATCATCCCCCGACCCAGGAGCGGGGAGTGTCCTACAATGTGGATCAGTcatcatccctgacccaggagcGGGGAATGTCCTACAATGTGGATCAGTCATCATCCCCCGACCAAGGAGCGGGGAGTGTCCTACAATGTGGATCAGTCATCATCCCCCGACCAAGGAGCGGGGAGTGTCCTACAATGTGGATCAGTCATCATCCCCCGACCCAGGAGCGGGGAGTGTCCTACAATGTGGATCATTCATCATCCCCCAACCCAGGAGCGGGGAGTGTCGTACAATGTGGATCAGTcatcatccctgacccaggagcGGGGAGTGTCCTACAATGTGGATCAGTCATCATCCCCCGACCAAGGAGCGGGGAGTGTCCTACAATGTGGATCAGTcatcatccctgacccaggagcGGGGAGTGTCCTACAATGTGGATCAGTCATCGGCCCCGATCCAGGAGTGGGGAGTGTCCTACAATGTGGATCAGTCATCATCCCCCAAACCAGGAGTGGGGAGTGTCCTACAATGTGGATCAGTcatcatccctgacccaggagcGGGGAGTGTCCTACAATGTGGATCAGTCATCATCCCCCAACACAGGAGCGGGGAGTGTCCTACAATGTGGATCAGTCATCATCCCCCGACCCAGGAGCAGGGAGTGTCCTACAATGTGGATCAGTCATCAGCCCCGACCCAGGAGCGGGGAGTGTCCTACAATGTGGATCAGTCATTATCCCCCGACCCAGGAGTGGGGAGTGTCCTACGATGTGGATCAGTCATCATCCCCCGACCCAGGAGTGGGGAGTGGCCTACAATGTGGATCAGACATCAGCCCCCAACCCAGGAGCAGGGAGTGTCCTACAATGTGGATCAGTCATCATCCCCCGACCCAGGAGCGGGGAGTGTCCTACAATGGGGATAAGTCATCAGCCCCGGCCCAGGAGCGGGGAGTGTCCTACAATGTGGATCAGACATCATCCCCCGACCCAGGAGCGGGGAGTGTCCTAAAATGTGGATCAGTCATCGGGCCCCGACCCAGGAGCGGGGAGTGTCCTACAATGTGGATCAGTCATCATCCCCCGACCCAGGAACGGGGAGTGTCCTACAATGTGGATCAGTCATCATCCCCCGACCCAGGAGCGAGGAGTGTCCTATAATGTGGATCAGTAATCGGCCCCCGACCCAGGAGCGGGGAGTGTCCTACAATGTGGATCAGTCATCAGCACCCGACCCAGGAGCGAGGAGTGTCCTACAATGTGGATCAGTCATGATCCCCCGGCCCAGGAGCAGGGAGTGTCCTACAATGTGGATCAGTCATCGGCCCCCGACCCAGGAGCGAGGAGTGTCCTACAATGTGGATCAGTCATGATCCCCCGGCCCAGGAGCAGGGAGTGTCCTACAATGTGGATCAGTCATCGGCCCCCGACCCAGGAGCGAGGAGTGTCCTACAATGTGGATCAGTCATCGGCCCCCGACCCAGGAGCGAGGACTGTGTCCTACAATGGGGATCAGTCATCGGCCCCCGACCCAGGAGTGGGGAGTGTCCTACAATGTGAATCAGTCATCGGCCCCCGACTCAGGAGCGGGGAGTGTCCTACAATGTGGATCAGTCATTGGCCCCCGACCCAGGAGCGGGGAGTGTCCTACAATGTGGATCAGTCATTGGCCCGGACCCAGGAGTGGGGAGTGTCCTACAATGTGGATCAGTCATCGGCCCCCGACCCAGGAGCGGGGAGTGTCCTACAATGCGGATCAGTCGGGGAGTGTCCTACAATGTGGATCAGTCATCAGCCCCCGACCAAGGAGCGGGGAGTGTCCTACAATGTGGATCAGTCATCGGCCCCCGACCCAGGAGCGGGGAGTGTCCTACAATGTGGATTAGTCATCGGCCCCCGACCCAGGAGCGGGGAGTGTCCTACAATGTGGATCAGTCCTCGGCCCCCGACCCAGGAGCGGGGAGTGTCCTACAATGTGGATCAGTCATCAGCCATCGACCCAGGAACGGGGAGTGTCCTACAATGTGGATCATTCATCGGCCCCCGACCCAGGAGTGGGGAGTGTCCTACAATGTGGATCAGTCATCGGCCCCCGACCCAGGAGTGAGGAATGTCCTAAAATGTGGATCAGTCATCGGCCCCCGACCCAGGAGCGGGGAGTGTCCTACAATGTGGATCAGTCATCGGCCCCCGACCCAGGAGCGGGGAGTGTCCTACAATGTGGATCAGTCATCAGCCCCCAATCCAGGAGCGGGGAGTGTCCTACAATGTGAATCAGTCATTGGCCCCCGACCCAGGAGCGGGGAGTGTCCTACAATGTGGATCAGTCCTCGGCCCCCGACCCAGGAGCTGGGAGTGTCCTACAATGTGGATCAGTCATCGGCCCCCTACCCAGGAGCGGGGAGTGTCCTACAATGTGGATCAGTCCTCGGCCCCCGACCCAGAAGCGGGGAGTGTCCTACAATGTGGATCAGTCATCAGCCATCGACCCAGGAGTGGGGAGTGTCCTACAATGTGGATCAGTCATCGGCCCCACGACCCAGGAACGGGGAGTGTCCTACAATGTGGATCAGTCATCAGCCCCCGACCCAGGAATGAGGAGTGTCCTACAATGTGGATCAGTCATCAGCACCCGACCCAGGAGTGGGGAGTGTCCTACAATGTGGATCAGTCATCGGCCCCCGACCCAGGAGTGAGGAGTGTCCTAAAATGTGGATCAGTCATCGGCCCCCGACCCAGGAGCGGGGAGTGTCCTACAATGTGGATCAGTCATCGGCCCCCGACCCAGGAGCGGGGATTGTCCTACAATGTGGATCAGTCATCATCCCCCGACCTAGGAGCGGGGAGTGTCCTACAATGTGGATCAGTCATCAGCCCCCAATCCAGGAGCGAGGAGTGTCCTACAATGGGGATCAGTCATCAGCACCCAACCCAGGAGTGGGGAGTGTCCTACAATGTGGATCAGTCATCAGCACCCGACCCAGGAGCGGGGAGTGTCCTACAATGTGGATCAGTCATCAGCCCCCAATCCAGGAGCGGGGAGTGTCCTACAATGTGGATCAGTCATCGGCACCCGACCCCGGAGCGGGGAGTGTCCTACAATGTGGATCAGTCATCGGCCCCCGACCCAGGAGCGGGGAGTGTCCTACAATGTGGATCAGTcatcatccctgacccaggagcGGGGAGTGTCCTACAATGTGGATCAGTCATCGGCCCCCGACCCAGGAGTGGGGAGTGTCCTACAATGTGGATCAGTCATCGGCACCCGACCCAGGAGCGGGGAGTGTCCTACAATGTGGATCAGTcatcatccctgacccaggagcggggagtgtcctacaatgtggatcagtcatcatccctgacccaggagcGGGGAGTGTCCTACAATGTGGATCAGTCATTATCCCCCGACCCAGGAGCGG contains:
- the LOC130340506 gene encoding small proline-rich protein 3-like; its protein translation is MGISHYPPTQEQGVSYNVDQSLSPDPGAGSVLQCGSVIIPDPGAGSVLQCGSVIIPRPRSGECPTMWISHRPPNQERGVSYNVDQSSSPDAGAGSVLQCGSVIIPDPGAGSVLQWGSVIIPRPRSGECPTMWISHRPPTKERGVSYNVDHSSSPDPGAGSVLQCGSVIIPDPGAGNVLQCGSVIIPRPRSGECPTMWISHHPPTKERGVSYNVDQSSSPDPGAGSVLQCGSFIIPQPRSGECRTMWISHHP